Part of the Methylocystis rosea genome is shown below.
CGGTAGCGTCCTGTTACGCCGTCTTTGACGGAACGTTTCCGATTGGTGTTCGGTATTTCCGCATCACTGAGCGCTTGTCGGCGGCCGCCCGCGAAGAGAAGTGCAACAGGGCGCACCGACCGGCGTGTGGTCGTAGAATGCGCGTATGCGTCCAGCCCGAAATAGCCGGCATCTTCAATAAGAAGCGGCATTAATCGTCGCGCGCTTTCGCTTGGCGTCCCTTCCCATTCTCCGGAAAACAGATCATGCTCTACCGTGTCGATCGACTTCCCGGCGCGCCTCCTTGAGGGTCAGCAGTGCGGTGTTCGGCAAAGGGAGCAACAACGCATTAGGAGTATCTAGCCATGACCCGTAGATTTATGATCGCTATGTTGGGCCTCGGCCTCGCTCTGTTTCTGGCGCCCAAGATTTCACTGGCCGCCGAAGACCATATCGCGGAAGCCATCAAGCACACCAAGGAAGCGATCGACCATGGCAAGCAGGGCCACGCCAGTGTTCTCGTCACGCACGCCGAAGCCGCGCTGACTCACGCCGAAGCCGGCGAGAAGGCAAAGGCAAATCCGCATACTGCCGAAGGAATCAAGCATCTGAAGGAAGCCATCGATCATGGCAAACAAGGCCATGCCGATGTCGCCACCACACACGCCGAGGCGGCGCTGGAGCATTTGCAGCAGGCCAAGTAGCGGCGCTCGTTCGGCTCGCCGAATTTGCCATTCATCACGAAGAACTGATGCGATGGGACGGGCAGTGCATCCGCTGCCCGTCTTTTTATTTTTATCCACTCTGAAACACCCGGCTTGGCAATGTGTGGATCACGGCGCGACGGACAAAACGAGGATTGTCACCTCGCTCCCCCATGAGGTGCGCTCTGGCCGACCTGTAGCTCAGCTCAGAACAATTCGGACACGTTCGACCGTCCCCCAGTGGATATCGCCCTAAATAGAGGTGACTGAGTACGGGGGTGAAATGCGCAACTTCTTTCGAACGCTCGCCCCGGAGCAATTCAATGCGAAGGTCGAAATTCACGCCGATGGAAGTTATAGCTATTCCTATGAGGGTATTCTCATCTTCGTGCCTGCCCTGATACAGGCGAGCCGAGGGAATGTGGACGCACACATGGAGGCGCAACTCACCGAAGCTGCCGTGCAATTGCGCCAAGAAGGATTTCAAAAAGCTGACTACCTCGGCCGGGGCCGCTACTCGGTAGTCCTGGAGCGCTCCGGCTCCAGAGGACAATCCTCATTCTTCCCTTCTCGCGAGATGAAAGTGTTCAGCATTCGGCCGCAACCTGACGGCGCCATCGTGATCGGCGGTTCGCGGCCAGACGCGACCGCTCCTTGTCAACTC
Proteins encoded:
- the smbP gene encoding small metal-binding protein SmbP translates to MTRRFMIAMLGLGLALFLAPKISLAAEDHIAEAIKHTKEAIDHGKQGHASVLVTHAEAALTHAEAGEKAKANPHTAEGIKHLKEAIDHGKQGHADVATTHAEAALEHLQQAK